A region of Nostoc sp. 'Peltigera membranacea cyanobiont' N6 DNA encodes the following proteins:
- a CDS encoding hybrid sensor histidine kinase/response regulator, whose translation MKTIIENQNNSINYAPSRGIILVVDDNPANLQVLSSFLDQSSFEVWAARSGEKALQRLENDDLPDLILLDVMMPGIDGFETCKQLKSNPRVQDIPVIFMTALSETADKVKGLQLGAVDYITKPFQYEEVLVRIENHLKLRNLTKTLIAKNAELQQTQAQLIQAEKVAALGQLTAGIAHEVNNPINFIAGNLNFVEQYVQEVISLLYLYQKYLPEPPDEIQTAIQKTDLNFLLDDLSKIIKSMQLGTERVTEIVSYLNNFSRHREAGKKLANLHEGLESTLLILGHRFKRNAHHPAIQLIKEYGDLPLIECFPGEINQVFMNLISNAIDAIEESHETKDIDTLHQYHGVIKVKTEVIGEQVILRVADNGSGIENADKIKIFDAFYTTKPVGKGTGLGLSIAYQIVVNNHHGNITYHSKPGEGIEFIVELPIR comes from the coding sequence ATGAAAACAATTATTGAAAACCAAAATAATTCTATCAATTATGCTCCTTCTAGAGGAATTATTTTAGTCGTTGATGATAACCCTGCAAATTTACAAGTTTTATCCAGCTTTCTCGATCAATCTAGCTTTGAAGTTTGGGCAGCACGCAGTGGAGAGAAAGCCCTTCAGCGATTAGAAAATGATGATTTACCTGATTTAATCTTGCTGGATGTGATGATGCCGGGTATAGATGGTTTTGAAACCTGTAAACAGCTAAAAAGCAATCCTCGTGTCCAAGATATTCCAGTCATTTTTATGACAGCCCTTTCAGAAACGGCTGATAAAGTCAAAGGTTTGCAATTGGGGGCTGTAGACTACATTACCAAACCTTTTCAGTATGAAGAAGTCTTAGTGCGGATTGAAAATCACCTCAAGCTGAGAAATTTGACGAAAACCTTGATTGCTAAAAACGCCGAATTACAACAGACTCAAGCTCAACTTATTCAAGCAGAAAAGGTAGCAGCTTTAGGGCAACTGACAGCCGGAATTGCTCATGAGGTTAATAATCCCATCAATTTTATAGCTGGCAACTTGAATTTTGTTGAACAATATGTCCAAGAGGTAATTAGTTTACTGTATCTCTATCAAAAATATCTGCCTGAACCCCCAGATGAAATTCAAACCGCAATTCAAAAAACCGATCTTAACTTTTTGTTAGATGATTTATCGAAAATTATTAAATCAATGCAACTTGGTACAGAACGCGTCACAGAAATTGTGTCATATTTGAACAACTTCTCGCGCCACAGAGAAGCTGGTAAGAAACTAGCTAACTTGCATGAAGGGTTAGAAAGTACATTACTCATTCTTGGACATCGCTTTAAAAGAAATGCTCATCATCCAGCCATCCAATTAATTAAAGAATATGGAGATTTGCCACTTATTGAGTGTTTTCCTGGTGAAATAAATCAGGTTTTTATGAATTTAATTTCTAATGCAATCGATGCAATTGAAGAATCACATGAAACTAAAGATATTGATACGCTTCATCAATATCATGGTGTGATTAAAGTTAAAACTGAGGTAATTGGAGAGCAAGTTATTTTAAGAGTTGCCGACAATGGCTCAGGGATAGAAAACGCAGATAAAATAAAAATATTTGATGCCTTTTACACAACAAAACCCGTCGGTAAAGGGACAGGGCTTGGTCTATCGATTGCTTACCAAATTGTGGTTAATAATCATCATGGCAATATTACATACCATTCCAAACCTGGTGAAGGTATAGAGTTTATCGTTGAATTACCTATCCGATAA
- a CDS encoding serine/threonine-protein kinase produces MTNHIIGKLLQGRYQIVQTLGAGVFGQTYIAVDVDYPQSPKCVVKQIKVSSCEPGYLEMLRLMFLTETETLKLLGSHPQIPKFIACFEENNQFYLVQELIEGYALTAELPIDQQWGCLWSEKEVVEFLIDVLGILEFVHSQGVIHCDIKPENLIRRNSDALRKLVLIDFGSIQSIDFGIGAELPIYRIPVTSLGYIPPEQFIGQTQPNSDIYALGMIAIQALTGLEPLQLKVDPHTNEIFWRSQNTPVNDYLAAVLSQMIRYDSQNRFESAAEVLQVLKQIVWETQPPETLEADNQFFPEVAIEDDNPTSGKLAPLFTGMKIGLAANSLLMGFGAYSLINNAPAYSETETLSKATQEYQAGDLQEAIALIKSIPSHSNVYPEAQATIEEWQEQWQVAAQQYQMAQLAFHESRWSDVLDAVSQIPNISYWQSKTDKLVQQAYINIEAQTQDLLAKAYESAQIKDFSSALQYLRQIPKESRAGALVQEKLAEYNRKRQIRAAYFLQNAYKKASIGDFDRAVKFLRNIPQDTLVYAQAQVKLNEYTQKQRLLADNQKVASAKRTNSFISKKSANKIEYLQVGNYLQEVNIR; encoded by the coding sequence ATGACCAACCACATAATCGGTAAATTACTACAAGGGCGTTACCAAATTGTCCAAACCCTTGGTGCAGGGGTATTTGGACAAACATACATTGCTGTAGACGTAGATTATCCACAGAGTCCCAAATGCGTTGTTAAGCAGATTAAAGTTAGCAGTTGCGAACCTGGCTACTTGGAGATGCTGAGGTTAATGTTTCTAACTGAAACTGAAACCCTCAAGCTTCTGGGAAGCCATCCACAAATTCCTAAATTTATCGCTTGTTTTGAAGAAAACAACCAGTTTTATTTAGTGCAAGAGCTAATTGAAGGATATGCACTGACTGCGGAATTGCCCATCGATCAACAGTGGGGGTGTCTGTGGAGTGAAAAAGAAGTTGTAGAATTCCTGATCGATGTCTTAGGTATTCTAGAATTTGTTCACTCTCAAGGCGTAATCCATTGTGACATCAAACCGGAAAACTTGATTAGACGTAATAGCGATGCCCTCCGCAAGTTAGTTTTGATTGACTTTGGCTCAATCCAGTCTATCGATTTTGGCATAGGTGCAGAATTGCCGATTTATAGAATTCCCGTCACCTCATTGGGATACATACCACCAGAGCAATTTATTGGTCAAACCCAGCCCAACAGCGATATTTATGCTTTAGGTATGATTGCTATCCAGGCTTTAACTGGGTTAGAACCACTACAATTAAAAGTCGATCCTCATACTAATGAGATTTTTTGGCGTTCTCAAAACACGCCAGTTAACGATTATCTAGCTGCTGTTCTCAGCCAAATGATCCGCTACGATTCTCAAAACCGTTTCGAGTCTGCGGCTGAGGTGTTGCAGGTACTCAAACAAATAGTATGGGAAACTCAGCCACCAGAAACGTTAGAAGCAGATAATCAATTTTTTCCAGAAGTGGCGATTGAAGATGATAATCCGACATCTGGTAAATTAGCCCCGCTATTTACAGGAATGAAAATTGGACTGGCGGCTAATTCTTTATTGATGGGATTTGGTGCATATTCTTTAATTAATAATGCCCCAGCATACTCAGAAACAGAGACTTTATCTAAAGCCACACAAGAATATCAAGCCGGGGATTTGCAAGAAGCGATCGCACTTATTAAATCAATTCCCTCCCACAGCAATGTTTATCCAGAAGCGCAAGCCACAATTGAAGAATGGCAAGAGCAATGGCAAGTTGCTGCCCAACAATATCAAATGGCTCAACTAGCTTTTCATGAGAGCCGATGGTCAGATGTTCTTGATGCTGTTTCTCAAATTCCAAATATTTCGTATTGGCAATCTAAAACAGATAAACTAGTTCAGCAAGCATACATCAATATTGAAGCACAGACACAAGATTTGTTAGCAAAAGCTTACGAAAGCGCCCAGATAAAAGATTTTTCTAGTGCATTACAATATCTGCGACAAATTCCTAAAGAAAGTCGGGCGGGTGCTTTAGTTCAAGAAAAATTGGCTGAGTACAACCGAAAGCGCCAGATTAGAGCAGCTTACTTTTTACAGAATGCTTACAAAAAAGCATCTATTGGTGATTTCGATCGGGCTGTAAAATTTCTCCGAAACATTCCCCAAGACACTCTAGTTTATGCTCAAGCTCAAGTCAAATTAAATGAGTATACTCAAAAGCAACGTCTGCTAGCTGACAATCAAAAGGTAGCTTCTGCAAAAAGAACAAATTCATTTATCTCTAAAAAGTCAGCTAATAAAATTGAATATCTTCAGGTAGGAAATTACCTGCAAGAAGTTAATATTCGGTAG